One window of Carassius auratus strain Wakin chromosome 17, ASM336829v1, whole genome shotgun sequence genomic DNA carries:
- the LOC113117854 gene encoding deleted in malignant brain tumors 1 protein-like encodes MCDRDVNWFGWYRLFIHGQSAQMPNTCIDEYKCGTHAPLWLNGEHPKVEDGVVTRGVCGHWNNNCCYYNSTPIRVKACPGNYYVYEFVRPFMCAVAYCADVGNINTIYTTITPETNSSEPCGGNLTDWRGVLLSPRYPNNYPNNAQCTWTIHSTGNTTVSLIFTDVDLETCCDYIKVYDGPSTLHPFLGEIQEYRNQSFRSSSNDLTVLFYSDHSVTHRGFHANWVFIESCGGYMTDWMGDLSSPWYPNNYPDNSYCTWTIHSTGNMTVSLNFTDVVLETCCDYIKVYDGPSTHHHLLGEIREYRNQSFRSSSNDLTVLFYSDSSVTRRGFHANWVFVVPQPECGGHLYGSGLFSSPNYPNYYHDNAYCVWYLSAEQGQRIFLTFADVQ; translated from the exons ATGTGTGACCGGGATGTGAATTGGTTTGGCTGGTATCGTCTCTTCATTCATGGCCAGAGTGCCCAGATGCCAAACACATGTATTGATGAGTACAAATGTGGCACTCATGCCCCACTGTGGTTAAATGGTGAACACCCAAAAGTCGAGGATGGAGTGGTCACCCGAGGTGTCTGTGGTCACTGGAACAATAACTGCTGCTATTACAATTCTACTCCCATTAGAGTGAAAGCCTGTCCAGGCAATTATTATGTCTATGAATTTGTCAGGCCATTTATGTGTGCTGTGGCTTACTGTGCAG aTGTTGGGAACATCAACACTATCTATACAACTATCACACCAGAGACCAATTCATCTG AACCATGTGGTGGCAATTTGACAGATTGGAGGGGTGTATTACTCAGTCCCCGGTACCCTAATAACTACCCTAATAACGCACAATGCACCTGGACCATTCACAGCACAGGGAACACAACTGTGTCACTGATCTTCACTGACGTTGA TTTGGAAACATGCTGTGATTACATCAAAGTGTATGATGGTCCTTCTACCCTCCATCCATTTCTGGGAGAAATACAGGAGTACAGGAACCAgtctttcagatccagcagcAATGATCTGACTGTGTTATTCTACAGTGATCACAGTGTCACACACAGAGGATTTCACGCAAACTGGGTCTTTATAG AATCATGTGGTGGCTATATGACAGACTGGATGGGTGATTTGTCCAGTCCCTGGTACCCTAATAACTACCCTGATAACTCATATTGCACATGGACCATTCATAGCACAGGGAACATGACAGTGTCACTGAACTTCACCGATGTTGT TTTGGAGACATGCTGTGATTACATCAAAGTATATGATGGTCCTTCTACCCACCACCACTTACTGGGAGAAATACGGGAGTACAGGAACCAgtctttcagatccagcagcAATGATCTGACTGTGTTATTCTACAGTGACAGCAGTGTCACACGTAGAGGATTTCACGCAAACTGGGTCTTTGTAG TTCCTCAACCTGAATGTGGAGGACACCTGTATGGTTCTGGGCTGTTTTCCAGTCCAAACTACCCCAACTATTACCATGACAATGCCTACTGTGTGTGGTATCTCTCTGCTGAGCAAGGACAGAGGATCTTCCTGACATTTGCTGATGTGCAGTAA
- the LOC113117214 gene encoding deleted in malignant brain tumors 1 protein-like encodes MCDRDVNWFGWYRLFIHGQSAQMPNTCIDEYKCGTHAPLWLNGEHPKVEDGVVTRGVCGHWNNNCCYYNSTPIRVKACPGDYYVYEFVRPFMCAVAYCADVGNINTIYTTITPETNSSEPCGGNMTDWRGVLLSPRYPNNYPNNAQCTWTIHSTGNTTVSLIFTDVDLETCCDYIKVYDGPSTHHPLLGEIREYRNQSFRSSSNDLTVLFYSDHSVTRRGFHANWVFVESPSDDPCYSYTVLDEPWRATDYQNDSVLMCDRDVNWFGWYRLFIHGQSAQMPNTCIDEYKCGTHAPLWLNGEHPKVEDGVVTRGVCGHWNNNCCYYNSTPIRVKACPGDYHVYEFVRPFMCAVAYCADVGNINTIYTTITPETNSSEPCGGNLTDWRGVLLSPRYPNNYPNNAQCTWTIHSTGNTTVSLIFTDVDLETCCDYIKVYDGPSTLHPFLGEIQEYRNQSFKSSSNDLTVLFYSDHSVTRRGFHANWVFIESCGGYMTDWMGDLSSPWYPNNYPDNSYCTWTIHSTGNMTVSLTFTDVV; translated from the exons ATGTGTGACCGGGATGTGAATTGGTTTGGCTGGTATCGTCTCTTCATTCATGGCCAGAGTGCCCAGATGCCAAACACATGTATTGACGAGTACAAATGTGGCACTCATGCCCCACTGTGGTTAAATGGTGAACACCCAAAAGTCGAGGATGGAGTGGTCACCCGAGGTGTCTGTGGTCACTGGAACAATAACTGCTGCTATTACAATTCTACTCCCATTAGAGTGAAAGCCTGTCCAGGCGATTATTATGTCTATGAATTTGTCAGGCCATTTATGTGTGCTGTGGCTTACTGTGCAG aTGTTGGGAACATCAACACTATCTATACAACTATCACACCAGAGACCAATTCATCTG AACCATGTGGTGGCAATATGACAGATTGGAGGGGTGTATTACTCAGTCCCCGGTACCCTAATAACTACCCTAATAACGCACAATGCACCTGGACCATTCACAGCACAGGGAACACAACTGTGTCACTGATCTTCACTGACGTTGA TTTGGAAACATGCTGTGATTACATCAAAGTATATGATGGTCCGTCTACCCACCACCCCTTACTGGGAGAAATACGGGAGTACAGGAACCAGTCTTTTAGATCCAGCAGCAATGATCTGACTGTGTTATTCTACAGTGATCACAGTGTCACACGTAGAGGATTTCATGCAAACTGGGTCTTTGTAG AGTCTCCCTCAGATGACCCCTGCTACAGCTACACTGTACTGGACGAACCTTGGAGAGCCACTGACTATCAGAATGACTCTGTCTTAATGTGTGACCGGGATGTGAATTGGTTTGGCTGGTATCGTCTCTTCATTCATGGCCAGAGTGCCCAGATGCCAAACACATGTATTGACGAGTACAAATGTGGCACTCATGCCCCACTGTGGTTAAATGGTGAACACCCAAAAGTCGAGGATGGAGTGGTCACCCGAGGTGTCTGTGGTCACTGGAACAATAACTGCTGCTATTACAATTCTACTCCCATTAGAGTGAAAGCCTGTCCAGGCGATTATCATGTCTATGAATTTGTCAGGCCATTTATGTGTGCTGTGGCTTACTGTGCAG aTGTTGGGAACATCAACACTATCTATACAACTATCACACCAGAGACCAATTCATCTG AACCATGTGGTGGCAATTTGACAGATTGGAGGGGTGTATTACTCAGTCCCCGGTACCCTAATAACTACCCTAATAACGCACAATGCACCTGGACCATTCACAGCACAGGGAACACAACTGTGTCACTGATCTTCACTGACGTTGA TTTGGAAACATGCTGTGATTACATCAAAGTATATGATGGTCCTTCTACCCTCCATCCATTTCTGGGAGAAATACAGGAGTACAGGAACCAGTCTTTCAAATCCAGCAGCAATGATCTGACTGTGTTATTCTACAGTGATCACAGTGTCACACGTAGAGGATTTCACGCAAACTGGGTCTTTATAG AATCATGTGGTGGCTATATGACAGACTGGATGGGTGATTTGTCCAGTCCCTGGTACCCTAATAACTACCCTGATAACTCATATTGCACATGGACCATTCATAGCACAGGGAACATGACAGTGTCACTGACCTTCACCGATGTTGTGTAG
- the LOC113117855 gene encoding uromodulin-like — protein sequence MCDRDVNWFGWYRLFIHGQSAQMPNTCIDEYKCGTHAPLWLNGEHPKVEDGVVTRGVCGHWNNNCCYYNSTPIRVKACPGDYYVYEFVRPFMCAVAYCADVGNINTIYTTITPETNSSEPCGGNMTDWRGVLLSPRYPNNYPNNAQCTWTIHSTGNTTVSLIFTDVDLETCCDYIKVYDGPSTHHPLLGEIREYRNQSFRSSSNDLTVLFYSDHSVTRRGFHANWVFIAGM from the exons ATGTGTGACCGGGATGTGAATTGGTTTGGCTGGTATCGTCTCTTCATTCATGGCCAGAGTGCCCAGATGCCAAACACATGTATTGATGAGTACAAATGTGGCACTCATGCCCCACTGTGGTTAAATGGTGAACACCCAAAAGTTGAGGATGGAGTGGTCACCCGAGGTGTCTGTGGTCACTGGAACAATAACTGCTGCTATTACAATTCTACTCCCATTAGAGTGAAAGCCTGTCCAGGCGATTATTATGTCTATGAATTTGTCAGGCCATTTATGTGTGCTGTGGCTTACTGTGCAG aTGTTGGGAACATCAACACTATCTATACAACTATCACACCAGAGACCAATTCATCTG AACCATGTGGTGGCAATATGACAGATTGGAGGGGTGTATTACTCAGTCCCCGGTACCCTAATAACTACCCTAATAACGCACAATGCACCTGGACCATTCACAGCACAGGGAACACAACTGTGTCACTGATCTTCACTGACGTTGA TTTGGAGACATGCTGTGATTACATCAAAGTATATGATGGTCCTTCTACCCACCACCCCTTACTGGGAGAAATACGGGAGTACAGGAACCAgtctttcagatccagcagcAATGATCTGACTGTGTTATTCTACAGTGATCACAGTGTCACACGTAGAGGATTTCACGCAAACTGGGTCTTTATAG CTGGGATGTGA
- the LOC113117901 gene encoding CUB and zona pellucida-like domain-containing protein 1, protein MSTFGSFRLERCCNCDYITVYDGSSTDHPQLGKVCFNDTSHQVFHSSSHYLTVVFRSDSSGVSHGFKALFTSSLTEDQGRVDCSSDNMVIAIQRSYLNSLGLNGNDLYVDDHLCRPTISSTEIVFSFPLNACGTAKQTMNGYVSYTNNVRASQSQSGEISHQSQFLLRVGCRMEPDTMVQIFYKAKEIINANITGTGRFNASIAFYTSSSFNQQIYDSLYEVNLNQLLYVQVALNRPDNSLDLFLDTCVASPNPNDFKDRSYDLLRNGCPRDNTYYSYTSGQHYYAQFSFRAFKFLRTHAYVYLQCKVIICPDNDYNSRCRQGCRFRRKRSLDSTYHTNTVRLGPIKLKGIV, encoded by the exons atgtctacttttggTTCTTTCAGATTGGAGCGCTGCTGTAACTGTGACTACATCACAGTATACGATGGTTCTTCCACTGATCATCCTCAGCTGGGAAAGGTCTGCTTCAATGACACATCACACCAGGTGTTTCACTCTTCTTCACATTACTTGACTGTTGTCTTCAGGAGTGACTCCTCTGGTGTCAGCCATGGTTTTAAGGCCCTGTTTACAAGCTCTCTGACTGAAGATCAAG GTCGTGTGGATTGTTCCTCAGACAACATGGTCATTGCCATTCAGAGATCTTACCTGAATTCACTTGGGTTGAATGGAAATGACCTTTATGTGGACGACCATCTTTGCAGACCCACTATTAGCAGTACTGAAATTGTTTTCAGCTTCCCACTTAATGCATGTGGAACCGCCAAACAG ACGATGAATGGTTATGTGTCCTACACCAACAATGTGCGGGCCTCTCAATCTCAGTCAGGTGAAATCTCTCATCAGTCACAATTCCTGCTACGCGTGGGCTGCCGAATGGAGCCAGACACCATGGTGCAGATATTCTACAAGGCCAAGGAGATCATCAATGCCAACATCACAGGAACGGGCCGCTTCAATGCCAGCATAGCCTTCTACACATCCAGCAGTTTCAATCAACAAATTTACGACTCTCTGTATGAAGTTAACTTGAATCAGCTTCTGTATGTTCAGGTTGCGCTAAACAGGCCTGACAACAGTTTGGATCTCTTCCTGGACACCTGTGTAGCGTCTCCAAATCCCAATGACTTCAAAGATCGCTCCTATGACCTGCTGCGTAATGG ATGTCCCAGAGACAACACATATTATTCCTACACCAGCGGTCAACACTATtatgctcagttcagtttccgaGCTTTCAAGTTCCTCCGAACTCATGCCTATGTGTACCTGCAGTGTAAGGTGATCATCTGCCCTGATAACGATTACAACTCTCGCTGCCGCCAAGGTTGTCGCTTCCGTCGCAAGAGATCCCTTGACAGCACCTACCACACCAATACTGTTAGGCTGGGGCCAATCAAACTCAAAG GAATTGTGTGA